A genomic region of Candidatus Bathyarchaeota archaeon contains the following coding sequences:
- a CDS encoding Lrp/AsnC family transcriptional regulator: protein MLQEDARISFKEIAEKAKVSEATIHVRVKRLISKGVIKGFKAIIDPKQVGKGTTAFVLIKADQRAFANAINKIKKIENVYEVHDVTGSYYAILKVRVKDTEELASLIDKIGSIDGVTATETAVVLRSLKEELTIKL, encoded by the coding sequence CTGAAAAAGCTAAAGTAAGCGAGGCAACTATTCATGTTAGAGTTAAAAGATTAATCAGTAAAGGTGTTATAAAAGGATTTAAAGCAATTATTGATCCTAAACAAGTTGGTAAAGGTACAACAGCTTTTGTACTAATTAAAGCTGATCAAAGAGCATTTGCAAATGCTATAAACAAAATTAAAAAAATAGAGAATGTTTATGAAGTGCATGATGTTACTGGAAGCTATTATGCAATATTAAAGGTTAGAGTTAAAGATACTGAGGAGCTTGCTTCTTTAATAGATAAAATAGGTTCTATAGATGGAGTTACAGCTACAGAAACAGCTGTTGTTTTAAGAAGTTTAAAAGAAGAGTTAACGATAAAACTTTAA